A genomic region of Rhodospirillaceae bacterium contains the following coding sequences:
- a CDS encoding class I SAM-dependent methyltransferase translates to MGKEIDLLVNYPRTKRDVKERGAEKSEEDRAIARKFGKDFFDGDRRHGYGGFSYQSRFWQPVVPTFQEHFNLTNISSVLDVGCAKGFMLHDFSEIIPGIKVHGVDVSEYAIENTIEDMRPFTQVGDARELPFKNNAFDVTICINTVHNLERDECAKALQEIERVSRIGSYITVDAYRDDEEKERMYLWNLTAKTIMHVDEWKSFFNEIGYTGDYYWFVP, encoded by the coding sequence ATGGGCAAAGAGATAGATCTGCTTGTTAACTATCCTCGAACTAAACGAGACGTTAAGGAACGTGGCGCAGAAAAAAGTGAAGAAGACAGAGCCATTGCCAGGAAATTTGGTAAGGACTTCTTTGATGGTGATCGACGGCATGGCTATGGTGGTTTTTCCTATCAATCACGTTTCTGGCAACCTGTTGTTCCAACCTTTCAAGAACATTTCAATCTCACCAACATCAGTTCTGTATTAGATGTTGGGTGTGCAAAAGGCTTTATGCTGCACGACTTTTCCGAGATTATTCCGGGTATAAAAGTCCACGGCGTTGATGTCTCCGAATACGCGATAGAAAACACAATAGAAGACATGCGCCCTTTCACTCAAGTGGGAGACGCGCGTGAGCTTCCTTTTAAAAACAACGCCTTTGACGTCACGATTTGCATAAACACGGTTCATAATTTGGAGAGAGACGAATGTGCAAAAGCCTTGCAAGAAATTGAGCGGGTCAGCCGGATTGGATCCTACATTACGGTAGATGCCTATCGGGATGATGAAGAGAAAGAACGCATGTATCTTTGGAATCTTACCGCCAAAACGATTATGCATGTTGACGAATGGAAGTCTTTCTTCAATGAAATCGGATATACAGGCGACTACTATTGGTTCGTCCCTTGA
- a CDS encoding thiamine pyrophosphate-dependent dehydrogenase E1 component subunit alpha, which yields MSIDTQLELLRRIKRIRHVEEEIARRYPEGKMRCPTHLSIGQEGVAAAVGLALSKDDLAVSGHRAHAHYLGKGGSLQAMLAEIYGKATGCCSGKGGSMHLIDEDVGFMGSTAIVAGTVPVGVGLAYGIKLKKHKQVSCVFHGDAVVEAGVFFESVNFAVLKNLPVLFVCENNLYSVYSPLSVRQPPGRSIADMVKGLGISSQSSDGNDASSVYQITLDAIGKIRAGQGPQFLEFSTYRWREHCGPFYDNDIGYRTEEEFNDWKAKDPLTRLRSTLEENGALNSSLENKIDKEIHLEVEAAFQFAEDSDFPEASEAYTDLYAPAITDGASA from the coding sequence TTGAGTATAGATACGCAACTAGAACTTCTCCGCCGCATTAAGAGAATACGGCATGTCGAAGAAGAGATCGCGCGGCGCTATCCTGAAGGCAAAATGCGCTGCCCAACTCATTTATCTATAGGTCAAGAAGGTGTCGCCGCCGCCGTCGGATTGGCCCTTTCCAAGGATGACCTAGCCGTCAGTGGTCACCGGGCCCATGCACACTATTTGGGCAAGGGCGGCAGTCTCCAAGCCATGCTAGCCGAAATCTATGGCAAAGCGACCGGTTGCTGCAGCGGAAAAGGTGGCTCAATGCACCTAATCGACGAAGATGTTGGTTTCATGGGAAGCACGGCTATCGTCGCAGGAACAGTCCCTGTGGGTGTCGGGTTAGCTTACGGCATCAAACTAAAAAAACACAAACAGGTTAGCTGCGTCTTCCATGGAGACGCTGTGGTAGAAGCTGGCGTTTTCTTTGAGTCTGTCAATTTTGCTGTACTCAAGAACCTTCCAGTTCTGTTTGTGTGTGAGAACAATCTCTACTCGGTATACTCGCCTTTATCTGTTCGCCAACCGCCTGGGCGATCAATTGCAGATATGGTTAAAGGTCTTGGTATCAGTTCTCAGTCTAGCGATGGCAACGATGCGAGTTCTGTTTATCAAATTACCCTAGATGCCATTGGAAAAATTCGTGCCGGCCAGGGTCCCCAGTTTCTCGAATTTTCCACATACAGGTGGCGGGAACATTGCGGCCCATTTTACGATAACGACATAGGGTACCGCACAGAGGAAGAATTCAATGATTGGAAAGCAAAAGATCCTTTGACTCGTCTGAGGTCAACGCTCGAAGAAAATGGAGCACTGAATTCTTCACTTGAAAATAAAATAGACAAAGAAATCCATCTAGAAGTTGAAGCTGCCTTCCAATTTGCAGAAGATTCCGACTTTCCAGAGGCAAGTGAAGCCTATACCGATCTGTATGCACCTGCGATAACTGACGGAGCATCGGCATGA
- a CDS encoding transketolase C-terminal domain-containing protein: MSTISFAKAINMALHQAMETDPTVICYGLGADDPKGIFGTTLGLPGAFGPERVFDMPTSENAMTGIGIGAALNGLRPVMTHQRLDFALLSMDQLVNNASKWRFMFGGKRGVPLTVRMIIGRGWGQGPTHSQNLQSMFAQVPGLKVVMPSTAEDAKGLLLASIFDNDPVIFLEHRWLHNLKTNALNDDKTIRLGEARTLREGDAATIVSMSYMTIEALHAVDFLKNHGVKCDLIDLRTVRPIDWDSIEKSVKKTGKLLVLDTASLTGSLSGEIVAKVTKDCWTDLQAPPERLAMPDFPEATSPALTENYHVRAEHIVARVSEMVKLEIDTTPLAKSRTHPHDVPGDWFSGPF; encoded by the coding sequence ATGAGCACGATCTCCTTTGCAAAAGCTATTAATATGGCTTTGCACCAAGCGATGGAAACAGACCCCACTGTCATTTGTTATGGCTTGGGGGCAGATGATCCCAAGGGAATATTTGGAACAACATTAGGACTGCCAGGGGCATTTGGTCCAGAACGTGTGTTTGACATGCCAACCTCAGAGAATGCAATGACTGGAATTGGCATCGGCGCTGCACTAAACGGGTTACGGCCTGTCATGACCCATCAACGTCTTGATTTTGCGCTCTTATCCATGGATCAACTGGTCAATAATGCCTCGAAATGGCGCTTCATGTTTGGTGGCAAGCGCGGTGTTCCGTTAACAGTAAGAATGATTATTGGTAGAGGCTGGGGACAAGGGCCAACGCATTCTCAAAACCTTCAGTCCATGTTTGCACAGGTGCCGGGTTTAAAAGTGGTTATGCCGTCAACAGCAGAGGATGCCAAAGGTCTGCTGCTCGCCTCAATCTTTGATAATGATCCCGTGATCTTTTTGGAGCATCGTTGGCTCCACAACTTAAAAACGAATGCGCTAAATGACGACAAAACTATAAGGCTGGGTGAAGCCCGCACGCTAAGAGAAGGTGATGCCGCCACAATCGTCTCGATGTCATATATGACCATTGAGGCGCTGCACGCTGTGGATTTCTTAAAAAATCACGGCGTAAAGTGTGATTTGATTGACCTCAGAACTGTGAGGCCAATTGATTGGGACAGTATTGAGAAGTCCGTTAAGAAAACGGGTAAACTTCTGGTGTTGGATACAGCCAGCTTGACTGGCTCTCTCTCGGGAGAGATCGTTGCCAAAGTCACGAAAGACTGCTGGACCGATCTACAAGCTCCACCTGAAAGGCTTGCCATGCCGGACTTCCCAGAAGCGACGAGTCCAGCTCTTACAGAAAACTACCATGTAAGAGCAGAACATATCGTTGCCCGAGTTTCAGAAATGGTGAAGCTTGAGATTGATACAACACCTCTTGCAAAATCAAGGACTCACCCACATGACGTCCCCGGTGATTGGTTTTCGGGACCCTTCTAG
- a CDS encoding CoA transferase codes for MKLEGLRVIDLSMYLPGPHLTLMMADHGADVLRVEPPGGEPARKYGPFQAGHSVWFRNTHRGKKSICLNLKDDEDREVLLKLCETADVFVEAFRPGVVKRLGVDYESVKARNPKIVYCSVSAFGQTGPLSGKPTHDMGAQALTGLLALNDNGDGKPVVPGLPGADMGASLIGLAGIMMALYRRQITGEGDYVDASMYDSLLSWTAHLSGSVLAENKAPTTREGRSIGGAAFYNVYETRDGRFIALTGREPKFVKNLLTKINLEHLIEVCSADDCVAQKTAKKEIAGTFKTKTQQEWIEILEPLDLSWAPVLDMAEAFQLEHAKARGMIIQDDAGITHVGNPIKFKEEPAVLRFDVPELN; via the coding sequence ATGAAACTTGAAGGCCTGCGCGTGATTGATCTTTCGATGTATCTGCCTGGTCCTCATTTAACTCTCATGATGGCGGATCACGGTGCAGATGTTTTGCGTGTCGAGCCGCCGGGTGGGGAGCCCGCACGCAAATACGGCCCTTTTCAAGCGGGACATTCTGTTTGGTTTCGCAATACCCATCGCGGAAAAAAAAGCATCTGTCTTAACTTGAAAGACGACGAAGACCGCGAGGTTTTACTAAAATTATGTGAGACAGCAGACGTGTTTGTTGAAGCGTTCCGCCCTGGCGTCGTTAAGCGTCTCGGCGTTGATTATGAATCTGTCAAAGCGCGCAACCCAAAGATTGTCTATTGCTCTGTATCGGCCTTTGGCCAAACGGGCCCGCTGTCTGGAAAGCCCACGCATGATATGGGCGCACAGGCTCTGACCGGCCTGTTGGCCTTAAATGATAACGGAGATGGCAAGCCGGTGGTTCCTGGCTTGCCAGGCGCGGATATGGGGGCATCTCTGATTGGGCTAGCAGGAATCATGATGGCATTGTACCGTCGCCAGATCACAGGCGAGGGCGACTATGTCGATGCTTCCATGTACGACAGCCTCCTGTCGTGGACAGCGCATTTGTCTGGGTCTGTGCTCGCAGAAAACAAAGCCCCCACGACGCGAGAAGGGCGCTCTATTGGTGGAGCGGCTTTTTATAATGTGTACGAAACGCGAGATGGCCGATTTATTGCGCTTACAGGTCGCGAGCCCAAGTTCGTTAAAAACTTGCTGACTAAAATTAATTTAGAGCACTTGATCGAAGTCTGCAGCGCTGACGATTGTGTTGCACAGAAGACAGCAAAAAAAGAAATTGCCGGGACCTTCAAGACCAAAACACAACAAGAATGGATCGAGATCCTGGAGCCACTGGATCTATCTTGGGCTCCAGTGCTCGATATGGCGGAAGCCTTTCAGCTAGAGCATGCAAAAGCCCGCGGCATGATTATTCAAGATGATGCAGGGATTACGCACGTTGGAAATCCGATCAAATTTAAAGAAGAACCAGCTGTGCTTAGGTTTGATGTGCCTGAGTTAAATTAA
- a CDS encoding CoA transferase, whose amino-acid sequence MHLPLEGIRILAIEQYGAGPYCSMFLADMGAEVIKIENPSTGGDFARDTGPYFLGEHDSQYYQAFNLNKRSLTLDLKSEAGREILHKLVKESDAIINNMRGNQPAKLGLDYAALKSINPKIVCGHISAYGRNNSREAWPGYDYLMQAEAGFLSVTGEPDGPPARFGLSIIDFMTGMMLAYGVTAAIIKAQKAGEGGDVDASLLDTALHQLTYPGIWYLNEGLKTGRSPRGAHPSVTPSQLVKTADGWLFIMCQNPRFWNLMIDGLGRSDLGRNPKYADLTARLKNRAQLTDELDAIFSQKSTEAWVEQFKGVLPISPVYDIAQALDNPFLDEIDMIAEVDHPDRPNLRVLHNPIKLDGQRLPVKSAPKLGADTDAILSDLGYSADVIADLRRSKTI is encoded by the coding sequence ATGCACCTGCCCTTAGAAGGTATACGCATCCTTGCGATTGAACAGTATGGCGCTGGGCCATATTGCTCGATGTTTCTGGCTGATATGGGTGCCGAGGTTATAAAGATCGAGAACCCATCAACCGGCGGAGATTTTGCCCGGGATACAGGGCCATACTTTCTCGGGGAACATGACAGCCAATACTATCAGGCTTTTAACCTTAACAAACGCAGTTTGACGTTAGATCTTAAGTCAGAAGCAGGCCGCGAAATACTTCATAAACTGGTTAAAGAATCTGACGCGATCATTAATAATATGCGCGGCAATCAGCCGGCTAAGCTTGGCCTAGATTACGCGGCTTTAAAGTCCATAAACCCTAAAATCGTTTGCGGTCATATTTCTGCTTATGGGCGGAATAACAGCCGTGAAGCTTGGCCAGGTTATGACTACCTTATGCAGGCCGAGGCAGGCTTCTTATCCGTGACAGGTGAGCCGGATGGCCCGCCTGCGAGGTTCGGCCTGTCAATTATTGATTTCATGACGGGGATGATGTTGGCCTATGGCGTAACGGCGGCCATAATAAAAGCGCAGAAAGCAGGCGAGGGTGGGGACGTTGACGCCAGTTTACTTGATACGGCCCTGCATCAACTGACCTACCCAGGAATCTGGTACCTAAATGAAGGGCTGAAGACCGGCAGAAGTCCGCGCGGCGCTCATCCCTCTGTAACGCCGAGCCAATTGGTGAAAACCGCGGACGGCTGGCTGTTTATCATGTGTCAGAACCCGCGGTTCTGGAACTTGATGATCGACGGTTTAGGACGATCTGATTTGGGGCGGAACCCAAAGTATGCTGACCTCACTGCGCGCCTCAAGAACCGCGCGCAGTTGACCGACGAGCTAGATGCAATTTTTTCGCAAAAATCGACAGAGGCGTGGGTTGAGCAATTTAAGGGTGTCCTGCCTATCTCACCAGTATATGACATCGCACAGGCGCTGGATAATCCATTTCTTGATGAGATCGATATGATCGCTGAGGTGGATCACCCCGACCGGCCGAATCTGCGTGTGTTACACAATCCAATTAAACTCGACGGCCAACGCCTTCCTGTGAAAAGCGCCCCTAAATTGGGCGCAGATACAGATGCCATTCTGTCCGATCTTGGCTATTCAGCGGATGTCATTGCTGATTTGCGACGCTCGAAAACGATCTAA
- a CDS encoding acyl-CoA dehydrogenase family protein, with amino-acid sequence MALKEEKFDESDDRLILDSIQKWLERDVAPHAMELEHSDTYPQEMVEQMKAMGFFGATIGQEWGGLGLSASTYAKVVTMVSEVWMSLTGIFNSHLMMATAVEKFGTDAQKQRFLPRFVTGELRGGTGLTEPDAGTDLQGIRTRAVRDGDDYIINGTKTWITNSIEGSCFALLTKTDPKADPARKGMSFFIVEKGPGFKISRRLEKLGYKGIDSGEMVFEDFRVPADNLIGGVEGQGFYQAVGGLELGRINVAARSVGIAKRALDESVKYSQQRSTFGKPISQHQAIQLKLAEMATRYEASRLLVEQAATAYDEGRRCDLEAGMAKYFSSESAIENSLEAMRIHGGYGYSKEFVVERLYRDAPLMAIGEGTNEMQKIIIARQLVERNKI; translated from the coding sequence ATGGCACTGAAAGAGGAGAAGTTTGATGAGTCTGATGACCGCCTGATCTTGGACAGTATTCAGAAATGGCTGGAACGGGACGTCGCACCCCATGCCATGGAACTGGAGCATTCAGACACCTACCCCCAGGAAATGGTTGAGCAAATGAAGGCCATGGGGTTTTTTGGCGCGACGATAGGGCAGGAGTGGGGCGGGTTAGGTTTATCAGCCTCTACCTATGCCAAAGTCGTCACTATGGTGTCTGAGGTCTGGATGTCCCTGACTGGGATTTTCAATTCACATCTTATGATGGCGACTGCGGTTGAGAAATTCGGAACTGATGCACAGAAACAACGCTTTTTGCCCCGCTTCGTCACCGGGGAACTGCGCGGTGGAACCGGTCTGACAGAACCTGATGCAGGAACGGATTTGCAGGGCATTCGCACACGTGCGGTGCGGGACGGTGATGACTACATTATCAACGGCACGAAGACATGGATTACAAACTCTATAGAAGGCAGTTGCTTCGCCTTGCTCACCAAGACAGACCCAAAGGCTGATCCTGCACGCAAGGGCATGAGCTTCTTCATTGTTGAAAAAGGGCCTGGCTTTAAGATCTCCAGACGTCTTGAGAAACTTGGTTATAAAGGCATTGATTCCGGGGAGATGGTTTTTGAAGACTTTCGCGTACCGGCAGATAATCTGATTGGTGGTGTTGAAGGGCAAGGCTTCTATCAGGCGGTTGGTGGTCTTGAACTTGGACGGATCAATGTGGCGGCGCGCTCTGTAGGAATTGCAAAGCGAGCTCTTGATGAATCCGTCAAGTACAGCCAGCAGCGGTCGACTTTTGGCAAGCCGATCAGCCAGCATCAGGCCATTCAGCTCAAGCTGGCTGAGATGGCAACGCGTTACGAAGCTTCACGGCTTCTGGTTGAGCAGGCTGCCACAGCTTATGACGAAGGTCGACGGTGTGATCTTGAAGCTGGGATGGCCAAGTACTTCTCATCTGAATCTGCCATTGAGAACTCCTTAGAAGCGATGCGCATTCATGGCGGATACGGCTACTCCAAGGAGTTTGTGGTCGAGCGGCTGTATCGTGATGCGCCTTTGATGGCGATTGGTGAAGGGACCAACGAGATGCAAAAAATCATCATTGCGCGTCAGCTTGTTGAACGGAATAAAATCTGA
- a CDS encoding GntR family transcriptional regulator, translating into MVKRDPKSPTSSKTAKGPLYLELAEALQREIEADTYPVGTRMPTELELCNRFNVSRFTVREALRRLIDNGMVLRRQGSGTVVVSKNPTIMFVQKLNSIEELLQYSFETQLQLKTSASVVLDAALAPVISGEVGETWHKIEAIRYLDEKSPICWTDVYVRPEHKSLADQIGKDTKPVFMVIEKEFGIVAEEVTMDLYAGSIKESKAWAMGVEAGSPTLIIVRRYKDKTGRVFEVSVSEHPAGRFTFSIDLLRNTKRD; encoded by the coding sequence ATGGTAAAACGCGACCCCAAAAGCCCCACGTCGTCAAAAACCGCTAAGGGACCGCTTTACCTAGAACTAGCTGAAGCCCTCCAGCGAGAAATTGAGGCTGATACCTATCCCGTCGGCACCAGGATGCCCACGGAGTTGGAACTCTGTAATCGCTTCAATGTCAGCCGCTTCACAGTGCGGGAAGCCCTTCGGCGGTTGATTGACAACGGAATGGTGTTGAGACGGCAAGGGTCTGGTACGGTCGTCGTCTCAAAGAATCCGACGATCATGTTTGTGCAAAAGCTTAATTCCATAGAAGAGCTGTTGCAGTACTCGTTTGAGACTCAACTGCAATTAAAAACATCGGCTTCGGTTGTTCTTGATGCAGCACTCGCCCCCGTTATTTCTGGCGAAGTTGGAGAGACATGGCATAAAATTGAAGCCATTCGATATCTTGATGAGAAATCTCCAATCTGCTGGACAGACGTCTACGTTCGCCCAGAACATAAGTCTTTGGCGGATCAAATTGGCAAGGATACGAAGCCCGTCTTCATGGTCATAGAGAAAGAATTCGGTATCGTTGCCGAGGAAGTCACCATGGACCTCTACGCGGGCTCCATAAAAGAATCCAAAGCCTGGGCAATGGGTGTTGAAGCCGGTAGCCCGACGCTCATTATTGTGCGGCGTTATAAAGATAAAACAGGCCGTGTGTTTGAAGTCTCCGTCAGTGAGCATCCGGCTGGCCGGTTTACTTTCTCGATTGACCTGCTAAGAAATACTAAGCGCGATTGA
- the msrA gene encoding peptide-methionine (S)-S-oxide reductase MsrA: protein MFFASRKKLEIPSPQDALPGRDKAMPVAAVHFVNGNPLKAPFPEGLEQVVFGLGCFWGAERKFWEVDGVYSTAAGYTAGYTPNPSYEEVCSGLTGHNEVVLVVFDPTKVSFSELLKVFWESHNPTQGMRQGNDTGTQYRSGIYTTTLQQREAAEKSQEAYARALGKAGYGAITTEVLELQTFYYAEDYHQQYLAKNPAGYCGLGGTNVSCPALAAE from the coding sequence ATGTTCTTTGCATCTCGTAAAAAGCTAGAGATCCCCAGTCCACAGGACGCTTTACCTGGTCGGGACAAGGCAATGCCAGTCGCGGCTGTGCACTTCGTGAATGGCAACCCACTAAAGGCCCCTTTCCCAGAGGGCCTCGAACAGGTTGTGTTCGGCCTGGGATGCTTTTGGGGGGCAGAGCGTAAGTTTTGGGAAGTCGATGGAGTCTACAGCACCGCTGCTGGCTATACGGCCGGATATACGCCCAATCCCAGTTATGAAGAAGTCTGTTCTGGGCTCACGGGCCATAATGAAGTCGTGCTCGTCGTTTTTGATCCCACCAAGGTAAGTTTCTCAGAGTTATTGAAGGTTTTCTGGGAGTCTCATAATCCGACGCAAGGCATGCGTCAGGGCAATGATACAGGAACACAGTATCGTTCGGGTATTTACACGACGACCCTGCAACAGCGTGAGGCGGCTGAGAAATCTCAAGAGGCTTATGCTAGAGCTTTGGGGAAGGCTGGCTACGGCGCGATTACGACCGAAGTGTTAGAGTTGCAAACATTTTACTATGCTGAGGATTATCATCAGCAATATCTCGCTAAGAATCCTGCTGGCTACTGCGGCCTCGGCGGCACAAATGTGTCATGCCCCGCGTTAGCTGCTGAATAA
- a CDS encoding isochorismatase family cysteine hydrolase, translating into MPADYINAFNAPVKLDPKTTALLVVDMQYATGSRTHGLGKMLQEQGRLDEADYRFNRIDELVIPNSQKLLNAFRGAGARVVYVTYGAELSDCSDVPNHIRALVKATNNIEGQKEHEIVEALAPQDNETVLNKVTMGAFGSTGIESRLRAMGVAEIVAVGVSTNNCVGMTAMEASDRGFGVVLVSDATGTCDDDAQAAFEAMFLRLWGRVMTTSDVIAELGGKVSQAAE; encoded by the coding sequence ATGCCAGCTGATTACATCAATGCGTTTAACGCGCCGGTTAAGCTAGACCCCAAAACAACCGCACTATTGGTCGTTGATATGCAGTATGCGACGGGAAGTCGCACGCATGGACTTGGTAAAATGCTGCAAGAGCAGGGCCGTCTTGATGAGGCCGACTACCGTTTTAACCGTATTGACGAACTTGTCATTCCCAATAGCCAAAAGTTGTTAAACGCCTTTCGCGGCGCAGGTGCCCGGGTTGTTTACGTGACGTATGGCGCGGAGTTATCGGATTGCTCAGACGTGCCAAATCATATTCGGGCGTTGGTGAAAGCCACAAATAATATTGAAGGTCAAAAAGAACACGAGATCGTTGAGGCTTTAGCGCCACAAGACAATGAAACCGTCTTAAACAAGGTGACCATGGGGGCCTTTGGATCGACAGGAATTGAAAGCCGGTTGCGGGCCATGGGTGTGGCAGAAATCGTTGCGGTCGGGGTGTCGACCAATAACTGCGTGGGGATGACGGCCATGGAAGCCTCAGATCGTGGTTTTGGCGTGGTGCTGGTCTCAGATGCCACCGGCACCTGCGATGATGATGCTCAGGCGGCATTTGAAGCCATGTTCTTACGCCTCTGGGGCCGGGTGATGACAACATCAGACGTCATCGCAGAACTTGGCGGTAAGGTTTCTCAAGCAGCGGAATAA
- a CDS encoding limonene-1,2-epoxide hydrolase family protein, with product MINDTENLRLDRRTAFTGIGAGLALAFSTQTKAAGPEAVPALEVEKENIVNDFCAAWATRDADQLASYLSDDIEYHMFEGRPPINGVAEFSAQLKPFMAGMAEIDWEMLRSSVMGDIVINERIDHFIRAEGSNAPDNHFHVVGVFLVRGGKIVYWKDYNLSGEL from the coding sequence ATGATCAATGACACGGAAAACCTACGTTTGGATCGCCGCACTGCCTTTACAGGTATAGGCGCTGGCCTTGCGCTAGCTTTTAGCACCCAAACCAAAGCTGCTGGCCCAGAAGCCGTTCCTGCCTTAGAGGTTGAAAAAGAGAATATCGTAAATGATTTCTGTGCCGCTTGGGCCACTCGGGATGCAGATCAGCTGGCATCCTATTTGTCAGACGACATCGAATACCACATGTTTGAAGGTCGCCCCCCTATCAATGGGGTGGCCGAGTTCAGCGCCCAACTCAAACCGTTTATGGCGGGCATGGCCGAAATCGACTGGGAGATGCTTCGCTCTAGTGTCATGGGTGACATCGTTATAAATGAACGAATTGATCATTTTATTCGCGCAGAAGGGTCCAACGCTCCTGACAATCACTTTCATGTGGTCGGTGTCTTTTTGGTGCGTGGCGGAAAAATCGTCTACTGGAAAGACTACAATCTATCCGGTGAACTTTAG
- a CDS encoding NmrA family NAD(P)-binding protein: MKVLVTGAHGRTGKPVVKALSAKGASVIAFVRDSAQEAEMTALGASGIAVGDMDDPTTIAPAVAGCDAIVHIGPPMHPDEKTMTSHFIQAAKDAGLSKFVYYSVMHPLRREVRHHSLKLDTEELLIESGMPYSIVQPMRYMQHLEPIWKRVMEEGIHAMPFNTEVKFSVVDLLDLAEATANVTLDDGWLYGTYELAGPEALSQTDMARVIQDVTGKSVKAEQVPTSTMQEKARAAGASEDRVKQMTIMNEHYDAYGFLGNSRILKLILGRAPTSFADYVARLTK; this comes from the coding sequence ATGAAGGTTCTGGTCACAGGGGCGCATGGGCGAACGGGCAAGCCCGTTGTTAAAGCGCTCAGTGCGAAAGGGGCGTCTGTAATCGCTTTCGTGCGGGACTCGGCGCAAGAAGCTGAAATGACGGCGCTCGGCGCGAGCGGCATTGCGGTCGGAGATATGGATGATCCAACAACAATTGCACCTGCTGTTGCAGGGTGTGACGCTATTGTTCATATCGGCCCACCCATGCACCCAGACGAAAAAACCATGACGTCGCACTTTATTCAGGCTGCGAAGGACGCCGGACTTTCTAAATTTGTCTATTACTCGGTCATGCACCCCTTACGCCGGGAAGTTCGCCACCACAGTTTAAAGCTGGATACGGAAGAACTGCTGATCGAATCCGGCATGCCTTATTCCATCGTGCAACCCATGCGCTATATGCAGCACTTAGAGCCTATTTGGAAAAGGGTGATGGAAGAGGGCATACATGCAATGCCTTTTAATACAGAAGTCAAATTCAGCGTTGTGGATCTTCTTGACCTTGCCGAGGCAACCGCCAACGTCACGCTGGATGATGGCTGGCTGTATGGAACCTATGAACTGGCCGGACCTGAGGCGCTCAGCCAGACAGATATGGCAAGGGTAATTCAAGACGTAACGGGCAAGTCGGTCAAAGCCGAACAGGTGCCAACGTCAACGATGCAAGAGAAGGCCCGCGCCGCTGGGGCTTCTGAAGATCGTGTAAAGCAAATGACGATCATGAATGAGCATTACGATGCTTATGGGTTTTTGGGGAATTCGAGAATCCTAAAACTGATTCTTGGGCGAGCCCCCACTTCATTTGCCGACTATGTGGCCAGACTTACAAAATAA
- a CDS encoding arylmalonate decarboxylase, with protein sequence MTDVQGWRKKFGVLGPSTNTIVQPDFDGMRPAGVTNHYSRIFTPNSQAISNETFLAGTTKISEGVIDAVKSVMTCSPDYLVMGMSAITFYDGIEGANAFEKKVIEQSGVKISIGSHATSAALNAYGNIKKISFVSPYYPVANAEVKRYFEECGFEVVRDICLQCPSWTAIAEVPEDHLRGLIRDELDGDDVDAIVQVGTNLSMVRLAAEAETWLGKPVIAINTATYWHALRANGIKDQMDGFGRLLSDF encoded by the coding sequence ATGACTGATGTTCAAGGTTGGAGAAAAAAGTTCGGCGTTCTTGGTCCATCCACCAATACGATCGTCCAGCCAGATTTTGATGGTATGCGCCCCGCCGGGGTTACCAACCACTACAGCCGGATTTTCACGCCGAACTCCCAGGCCATCAGCAATGAGACATTTCTTGCCGGGACCACAAAGATTTCAGAAGGCGTAATCGACGCCGTAAAAAGTGTAATGACCTGTTCGCCCGACTATCTGGTTATGGGGATGTCGGCGATCACCTTTTATGATGGCATAGAGGGGGCCAATGCTTTTGAAAAAAAGGTCATAGAGCAATCCGGCGTTAAAATCAGTATCGGGTCTCACGCAACGTCTGCGGCGCTCAACGCCTATGGAAACATAAAAAAGATATCGTTTGTGTCGCCTTACTACCCGGTCGCGAATGCCGAAGTGAAACGTTACTTCGAAGAGTGCGGCTTTGAGGTGGTGCGTGATATTTGCCTGCAATGTCCAAGCTGGACGGCGATTGCTGAAGTGCCAGAAGATCATCTCCGCGGTCTTATCCGTGATGAATTAGACGGCGATGACGTGGATGCCATTGTGCAAGTGGGAACCAACCTCAGCATGGTGCGTTTGGCAGCTGAAGCAGAGACCTGGCTGGGCAAGCCGGTCATTGCGATTAATACGGCGACGTATTGGCATGCGCTGCGCGCCAATGGCATTAAAGACCAAATGGATGGCTTCGGACGTTTGTTGTCGGACTTCTAA